GAACTTgctcatcttcatcatcatttctCTTGATAGGAAACTCCATACTCCTATGTACTTCTTCCTAAGGAATCTGTCCTTTTTAGATCTTTGTCTGATTTCTGTCACAGTGCCCAAATCAATTACAAACTCCCTGAGTCACAACTGTTCCATCTCTTTCTTGGGATGTGTTTCACAGCTCTTTTTAATGATATTGTTTGCTATAACAGAACTTTTTCTCCTAACAGCAATGTCCTATGACCGCTATGTAGCCATCTGTCAGCCTTTAAACTATGAAGTCATCATGAACAGTGAAACTTGTGTAAAGATGGAAGCTGCTTCTTGGCTCAGTGGAGGCTTGTTTGGAGTCCTATACTCAGCTACTATATTCACTTTGCCATTCTGTGACTCCAGGGAGATCCATCAGTTCTTCTGTGATGTTCCTTCTTTACTCAGGATTTCCTGTTCAGATTCACACCTTGCAGTTAATGTCACTTTAAGTTTAGCATTTTCTTTAGGGATTCTCTCCTCTATTTACATTATAATCTCTTATAGCTACATCTTCTCAACTGTGTTGAAGATTCCAAACACAGAAGGTAGGTCAAAAGCCTTCTCCACTTGCCTGCCTCACCTCATTGTTCTCATAGTATTTGTCACAACTGGTTCCATTTCTTATCTAAAACCATCCCAAGAATCTGATTCTGTTCTAGAGTTATTGTTGTCTATGTTTTATACAGTGGTGCCCCCAACCTTGAACCCGGTCATCTATAGCCTGAGGAACAAGGACATGAAGATCGCTTTAAGGAAGCTCATAACCTGGAAATATTTCTCAAAGGGATTAATACTAAAGTCTTTTCCATGATCATATGCCTCTACATACATGTtcatacttatatacatatgtgtgttgaTATTTCATTATTGTACATATTTGTGTTTATGATGTATTTCATATATTGatatgtcatttttctttatgtGTTTACTGATTTAAATTCCTTACTTACATAGCCACATCAAGTTCACAAATTTTCTAATGTTAATTCACATGGTACCTGAAGCAACATAACACTTTGCTTTTTTAAGTTCATAGTGGGTGAATAGCCACTCCAGCCCTAAAATTAAGACGTGACCACTTTTCAGGAAAAGGGTACTTatttgaaaataatgaatttgagGATGCTTTTATCAATGTGTGTCAACTGATTACTTAACAGCTGACTTCATATAATAACAGAAAATACTATCTGACTTCAAAAGAGATGAAGCATTTGAATGAGGATACTACAACTTACTGTAAAACACCAAAAGTGTTCTACATGTCTACTttcctaaacattttatttaagtgGTTTCACAATCCAATATTTGATCACAACCATAACAgtaaaaagtaattaagaaaggcATGATTAccactattttatatttaaagaaactaAGCTTCAACATTGGCAGTAGGTGATGACATTCCAATTCAAATGCTTCATCTGTTTTCTAAtctgataatattttttattattccattaAGCCAGATGTTGAGAAATCAGTTGATATAAAGGGATAAGAGCAcctttgaagaaattattttaaataagtattttCTTTCAAGCTTAGAATAGAaccatagaaataaagaaggagaagggacatcAAAAGTCATTCTTATAGTCTAACCTGTACCTGTACTTTATATCCATATAAAACATCTACGATTAGTGGACATCCTAACTTAATGTGAGTATTTTCAGAAAGGTGCCATAACTTCATATAAAGGCAACCCATTCCATATTCATAGGTTTTTAATCATGCAGACTTTCCTCACATTAAGCCAATGTATAgctggaaaatcttgaacccctaaagactgcattgcccagaattcctttctgtattgccTAGAATGCTTTGTCTTTTGTGTATGTTTGGGAGGTcatgtttgtataagttctgaggctctgcctcattCCTTCTCTTTTGCACCAGTGACTGGGCTGggtgagtttagcaccttttccctcttgtttttttatgtgagtttattattaataaaactttggaaaaatataatatttagttattgaatattaattttaaaatccgcATTTATGGATGACTACGTCAGgaaataaattctcaaaaaaaattttactcaGTTTTTAAGTAAAGTTAGTAAGTTTGTCCAGACTCCACCCACCCAGCTCGGGAGCAGAGGTGGGGTTTCACCCTGTGCTCCTATCACTGGCCACCCAGCCTGCCTCCTTTCACTGGCACTGTTGCCACCAATTCAGCCTATGTGATCCCAGCCCAGCCTGAAGCCTCAGCTACCATGAAGAGACCCATAGCTGTGAGCCAGCCAATCCAAACTGCTTTTTTCCAATGGATGGGTGAgaactccttttccttcccccaacCCATGTGGGTTTTCTAGCCTGCACTAGTCATTTTTAAGCTGAAGTCTTAAACTGAccctggactcctggctgagagagacttgcaatTCAGGAATTTTTTCACCAGTAGGGGACTTCTctactgttttttcttttgagggcCCAGAAAACCTAAAACTCAATAGATTTAAGGTCAGTTTTAGAAAATCAGTctgcttttcccttttctctctggaCTCAATACACCAGGGGTAGGcagttctctcatatgcaaataccctattgttctccagaaagattttgcctttttgtatttaatatgtaaacaaacttccattcagtggtttggtttggttttttgttttgaggAATAATGCTGTTTCAAAGCATGCCTGAAACTCTGAATCAACCTTTTGAGTTGGTAAAGTTACAAAgtgcagtttggatctgcttaattaTTTTCCTGGGAGATTTTTTGCTGATTGAATATcttgcagttgagagcttgactaatcttaagattcaggggagaaattcatctggTCACATTTTGGCATTTTGGTCTACTCAACCTCTACACCATACCCATTATGAGGGtgatccacactatgctcagtgcagaattctcccttactatgacaaaattcagagctctgacaaacaaaatctgaatggttgatttatatgggggagaggaaagaaccttaaaagtg
The window above is part of the Gracilinanus agilis isolate LMUSP501 chromosome 4, AgileGrace, whole genome shotgun sequence genome. Proteins encoded here:
- the LOC123246497 gene encoding olfactory receptor 14A16-like, with the protein product MANLTIVTGFLLMGFSDIWELQILHAMLFLLIYLVALIGNLLIFIIISLDRKLHTPMYFFLRNLSFLDLCLISVTVPKSITNSLSHNCSISFLGCVSQLFLMILFAITELFLLTAMSYDRYVAICQPLNYEVIMNSETCVKMEAASWLSGGLFGVLYSATIFTLPFCDSREIHQFFCDVPSLLRISCSDSHLAVNVTLSLAFSLGILSSIYIIISYSYIFSTVLKIPNTEGRSKAFSTCLPHLIVLIVFVTTGSISYLKPSQESDSVLELLLSMFYTVVPPTLNPVIYSLRNKDMKIALRKLITWKYFSKGLILKSFP